The DNA segment TGCGGAAGGAGAACGCGATGCCCTCGGTGAAGTGGTTGCCCACGTCCTCGAGCCACCCTCTCCGGTTGGCGATCACCGAGATCGCGACCAGTGCGAGGGCAGCCGTCCCGCCCACCAGTGGCGCGCCCAGCCCTTCGTCGACATCGGGTACGAGCGTGGTGAACCGGCCGAGCAGCATGAACGCGAGCAGGCCGGCGAACAGCACGGGGATCGCGATCGCGACCAGCAGGGCTTTCGACTTCGGCTGCGGCACAGTATTTTCGGTCACTGGCGGGCTCAGCGTCGCCACGGCGGCTTCGGACACCTCCCCCGCCGGGGCGGGCGACCCGAAAGGCCGACGGGGGCCGGTGGCGGCGGCGCCCACCTCCGCGGCCGCATTCGGGTCGGTCGTCTTGGTGCGCACGTCGCGGAAGTAGGCGATCGCCAGCGCCACCGCGCCTGCGATCAACGCGATGAGCGTCGCCCGGTCGGCGATCATCCGCGCTGGCACATCGGCGCCTTCGGCGGAGAGCGCCGGAGCCACGCCCATGATGTAGTCCGAACTGAGGGCCATCCCCTGACCGGCGATGGCGATCGCCAGCGCGGCGCCCAACACCGGCAGACCGGCCCGCACCGCGGCGGGAAGCAGGATCGCGGCGATCAGGGGTAGCACCGGCGTCGGCCAAAAGGCCAGCGACAACAGGAAAGTGACCACCGCGAGCACCAGGTAGGAGATATGGCCGTTGCGGAACAGGCCGCTCAACGGACGGATCATGACGGCGTCGGCGCCGAGTCCGCGCATGGCTCCGAGCATCGCGGTGACCAGCGCGATGATGATGAAGATCGGGAGAAGCTCACGGGTTCCGCTGATGGCGGCGTTGAAGACCGCGCCGAGACCGGTGGTGACACTCCCCTGGTACACCAGACCGGTGACAAAGGTGGCGATGATGGCCGGCGCGATGACGTTCTTCTTGGCCACCACGGTGCCGATCAGAATGACCAGGCCGAGCAGGTAGACCCAATGAGCTGCGGACAAAGGGGTTCACATCCAATCGGACTAGGGCTGTCGCTTATCTGTAGCCCATGTAACCCTATGGCAGTCAGGAGTTTTCGCAATTCGAACCGATTGCTCCGACATCGGTCACCTCAACCTGCACACCATCCGGAGATGCGGTTCGTGCACTGTGTCTGTTGCCTTTTCGACGTGTCACACGCTCACCGCACAGCGGCGATGAGATCGACCTCGAGCGGCGCACCCGACGGCAGCGACTGCACACCGATCGCGGCCCGCGCCGGGAGCCCGCAATCGCCCAGCGCTGCACGCAGGGCTGCCGAGGCGCCGTCGGCAACGGCCGAGAGCTCGTGAAAGGTTGCCGCGCAGGCGATGTACACCGTCATCCGCAGGCAGCGGATGGCTGCCGCACCCGGCGCTACCGACCGCACCGCCGCCAGCGCGTTCTCCGCGGCGATCCCCGCCGCGGTGTAGGCCTCCTGTGCCGACACCGACGCACCGACGACGCCGCGCAGCACCAGTTCGCCGCCGCGACGCGGGGTCATCCCCGCGGTGTAGACGATGCCCTCGTGCAGGACCGCAGGCCGGTACTCGCCCTGCGGGACGGGTTCTGCGACAGGGTCAGTCGACACCGATCGCCACCCCCTCCTGACGGGGATCGGCCGCGCCGCTCAGCACGCCACGGCTGTCGCGACGGATCACCTGTGCGCTGCCGCCGGCGCCGAACTCCGGCTGGACGACGACGCGATGCCCCATCTCCTGCAGCCGCGCTCGGGTCGCGTCGGGGATCGTCGCCTCGACGCGCAGCTCGTCGGGTTGGCCGATGACGTCGGCATCGGATCCGGGGAACACGGTGAACCGCGGCGCCGACACCGACTCGGCCGGGTCGAGCCCGTGGTCGAACAGATGCGAGATGAGCTGCATGTTCCACTGCACCTGGCCGTCGCCTCCGGGAATGCTGCCCAGGGCGAGCAGTTCGCCGCCGGCTCCGGTGGCGATCCAGGCGTTGAGGGTGTGTAACGGCTTGCGGCGCGGGGCGACCTCGTTGGGATGCCCCGGCACGAGGTACGCACCGCGCCCGAGCCGGTTGTTGAGCACCACCCCGGTGCCCGGCACCACGACCTTCGCCCCGAACGTGAAGCCGAGCGAATGGATGAAGCTGACCGCGCGGCCGTCGGCGTCGACGGCGACGGTGCAGGTGGTGTCACCGTCGCGCACGGCGAACGACAGCCGCTCCTCG comes from the Mycolicibacterium litorale genome and includes:
- a CDS encoding permease produces the protein MSAAHWVYLLGLVILIGTVVAKKNVIAPAIIATFVTGLVYQGSVTTGLGAVFNAAISGTRELLPIFIIIALVTAMLGAMRGLGADAVMIRPLSGLFRNGHISYLVLAVVTFLLSLAFWPTPVLPLIAAILLPAAVRAGLPVLGAALAIAIAGQGMALSSDYIMGVAPALSAEGADVPARMIADRATLIALIAGAVALAIAYFRDVRTKTTDPNAAAEVGAAATGPRRPFGSPAPAGEVSEAAVATLSPPVTENTVPQPKSKALLVAIAIPVLFAGLLAFMLLGRFTTLVPDVDEGLGAPLVGGTAALALVAISVIANRRGWLEDVGNHFTEGIAFSFRTMGMVIPVAGFVYIGLGDYSAGILGLPDDADAPAFLFDAVAAVQGHIPHTPVFAAFAMLIVGMLLGLDGNGWPGLPFTGSLAASLGDGADQVATLAAIAQNGASWTGGGTLVIWSSLIVVAGLTGVPVVDLARRLFIPVVTGLVVATGIATVVLL
- a CDS encoding RidA family protein; this translates as MSTDPVAEPVPQGEYRPAVLHEGIVYTAGMTPRRGGELVLRGVVGASVSAQEAYTAAGIAAENALAAVRSVAPGAAAIRCLRMTVYIACAATFHELSAVADGASAALRAALGDCGLPARAAIGVQSLPSGAPLEVDLIAAVR